One genomic window of Arachis hypogaea cultivar Tifrunner chromosome 8, arahy.Tifrunner.gnm2.J5K5, whole genome shotgun sequence includes the following:
- the LOC112708114 gene encoding putative pentatricopeptide repeat-containing protein At3g47840 has translation MPSSSPLFLLLLLLPRIPPSAASLLRLWRPQDAVLHGTKGFWERVWEHNRCASSFSVHPNTPHFVHNMLDLNSELKQLVKCCQLHKARQMFDKMPHRDEVSWTTIIAGYVNSSDPFEALILFLNLWIQPGLQKDQFMISVALKACALGMNIYFGKSLHGFSVKSSLVDSVFVSSSLVDMYMKVGKVEHGCKVFEEMETRNVVSWTSIIAGLVHGGYSIEGLLYFSEMWRSKVGCDSYAFAIALKASADSNSLDCGKAIHTQTIKQGFDESLFVINTLASMYNKCGKPSYVMRLFQKMRMPDVVSWTTLITTYVQMGEEENAVDAFRRMRKSGVSANQYTFAAVISACANLVVKEWGQQIHGHVLHLGLVDALSVSNSLITLYSKCGMLTSASMVFCSMAIKDIISWSTIIAVYSQAGYAKEAFDYLSWMRREGPKPNEFALASLLSVSGSMALLEPGKQVHAHVLCIGLDHEAMVHSALISMYSKCGSLKEASKIFDGTKTNDIISWTAMINGYAEHGCSQKAIHLFEKIPSIGLKPDYVTFIGVLTACSHAGLVDQGFHYFMSMIDEYRISPSKEHYGCMIDLLCRAGRLSEAELMIRSMPFCSDDVVWSTLLRACRVHGDVDRGRRAAEKILSLDPNSAGTHITLANIYAAKGRWEEVAYIRKLMKSKGVIKEPGWSWINVNDHLHSFVSADQSHLQSEDIIAILKLLSSRRGDSLLETCSSEDVED, from the coding sequence ATGCCCTCCTCCTCTCCGCTTTTCCTCCTCCTTCTGTTGCTCCCCCGCATTCCTCCCTCCGCAGCCTCTCTCCTCCGATTATGGCGGCCGCAGGATGCCGTTTTGCATGGCACAAAAGGCTTCTGGGAACGTGTTTGGGAGCATAATCGATGTGCCTCTTCATTTTCCGTCCATCCAAACACGCCCCATTTTGTTCATAATATGCTTGACCTTAACTCCGAACTGAAGCAACTTGTGAAATGTTGTCAACTGCATAAAGCAAGgcaaatgtttgataaaatgcctcaCAGAGATGAGGTTTCATGGACCACGATAATAGCTGGTTATGTCAATTCTTCAGACCCTTTTGAAGCGTTGATCTTGTTCTTAAATTTGTGGATCCAGCCTGGTCTTCAAAAAGACCAGTTTATGATTAGTGTTGCACTCAAGGCTTGTGCTCTTGGCATGAACATATATTTCGGGAAATCATTGCATGGATTTTCTGTGAAGTCAAGTTTGGTAGACTCGGTATTTGTCAGCAGTTCACTAGTGGACATGTATATGAAAGTAGGCAAAGTAGAGCATGGTTGCAAAGTCTTCGAAGAAATGGAAACCCGAAACGTGGTATCGTGGACGTCCATTATTGCGGGGCTTGTTCATGGCGGTTATAGTATAGAGGGATTATTGTACTTCTCTGAAATGTGGAGATCAAAAGTGGGTTGTGATTCATATGCATTTGCCATCGCTTTGAAAGCATCTGCTGATTCGAATTCTTTAGATTGTGGGAAAGCTATTCACACACAAACAATAAAACAAGGGTTTGATGAGAGCTTGTTTGTGATTAACACCCTTGCTTCCATGTATAATAAATGTGGAAAACCAAGTTATGTCATGAGATTGTTCCAAAAAATGAGGATGCCAGATGTAGTTTCATGGACAACCCTTATTACAACATATGTGCAGATGGGAGAAGAAGAGAATGCAGTGGATGCATTTAGAAGGATGAGAAAATCAGGGGTTAGTGCCAATCAATACACTTTTGCAGCAGTAATTTCTGCATGTGCGAATCTTGTTGTTAAAGAATGGGGCCAGCAGATACATGGCCATGTATTGCATCTAGGTCTGGTGGATGCCTTGTCAGTGTCGAATTCCCTCATTACGCTTTATTCGAAATGTGGGATGTTAACTTCGGCTTCAATGGTGTTTTGTAGTATGGCTATAAAAGATATTATTTCTTGGAGCACTATAATTGCAGTTTATTCTCAAGCAGGTTATGCAAAAGAAGCTTTTGACTATCTATCATGGATGAGAAGGGAAGGGCCAAAACCGAATGAATTTGCTCTTGCTAGCTTGCTTAGTGTGAGTGGAAGCATGGCGCTTCTTGAGCCTGGGAAGCAGGTGCATGCTCATGTCCTATGCATTGGCCTGGATCATGAAGCAATGGTTCATAGTGCACTAATTAGTATGTATTCAAAATGTGGGAGTCTAAAAGAAGCTTCTAAAATATTTGATGGGACTAAAACTAATGACATTATATCATGGACAGCCATGATCAATGGGTATGCTGAACATGGATGCAGCCAAAAGGCAATTCATTTATTCGAGAAGATTCCCAGTATTGGTTTAAAACCGGACTATGTGACTTTCATTGGGGTTTTGACAGCTTGTAGCCATGCTGGATTGGTTGATCAAGGTTTCCACTACTTTATGTCAATGATTGACGAGTATCGGATCAGTCCTTCAAAAGAGCACTATGGTTGCATGATTGATCTTCTATGCAGAGCAGGAAGATTGAGTGAAGCTGAGCTTATGATACGAAGCATGCCTTTCTGTAGTGATGATGTTGTGTGGTCTACCTTACTTAGAGCATGTAGGGTTCATGGGGACGTTGACAGAGGAAGACGAGCAGCAGAAAAAATACTTTCTTTGGATCCGAATTCTGCAGGAACTCACATCACCCTGGCTAACATATATGCTGCCAAGGGGAGATGGGAGGAAGTTGCGTACATAAGGAAGCTAATGAAGTCAAAGGGGGTAATAAAAGAGCCAGGTTGGTCTTGGATAAATGTCAATGATCACTTACATTCATTTGTTTCTGCGGATCAGTCTCATCTGCAGAGCGAAGATATCATAGCCATTCTAAAACTACTAAGTTCAAGAAGAGGAGACTCTTTGCTGGAAACATGTTCAAGTGAAGATGTTGAAGATTAG
- the LOC112708117 gene encoding coiled-coil domain-containing protein SCD2 — translation MDRRRTASPVYGRQWSGGSSSTGSSSPAMSPAHPQSRLGPSSTGMSTVKRTQNVAAKAAAQRLARVMASQAAAADDDGEDDDDLDFQFAAPRAPAPSSYSSNASSLKSSGVGTTATTIPPISLARPNRSPSPALGRNFAEHTLSVRSTSAGRSAVSVRSAAAVVPPPSKSTIRTPMAVPPIDPPSNRSREKKLFTPDVAIKPVNSRDTGDQREASALRDELDMLQEENEVILEKLRVAEEKRQEVEARARELEKQVASLGEGVSLEAKLLSRKEAALRQREAALKAAKQTQDGRDEEITALRVEIQNLKDDAAAALEQQQEAEAEAKALRTMTQRMILTQEEMEEVVLKRCWLARYWGLAVKHGICADIAQSKHEHWSSLAPLPFELVISAGQKAKEESWNKSADDPERSKEVRDLNDLSGEGNIESMLSVEMGLRELASLKVEDAVALALAQHRRPNSVRQSVLDSKSRGDAKYVEAFELSEEEAEDVIFKEAWLTYFWRRALFHGVEDDIADERLQFWIARSGQSPTSHDAVDVERGLVELRKLGIEQQLWEASRKGIDQTQGLADANNKTTTDSDASS, via the exons ATGGATCGGAGGAGAACCGCTAGTCCGGTATACGGGCGGCAGTGGAGCGGCGGTTCCAGTAGCACCGGCTCATCGTCGCCGGCGATGTCTCCGGCGCATCCTCAGTCGCGGCTAGGTCCGTCTTCCACCGGAATGTCCACCGTCAAGCGCACGCAGAACGTGGCCGCCAAAGCCGCCGCGCAGCGTCTGGCTCGGGTGATGGCGTCTCAGGCAGCCGCTGCCGACGACGACGGCGAAGACGACGATGACCTTGACTTCCAGTTCGCTGCTCCTCGCGCTCCAGCTCCTTCTTCCTACTCAAGCAATGCAAGTAGTCTCAAGAGCTCCGGTGTTGGCACCACCGCCACCACCATCCCTCCGATCTCGCTCGCCAGGCCTAACAGATCTCCTTCTCCTGCG TTAGGTCGGAACTTTGCAGAGCATACTCTTTCAGTACGGTCGACCTCAGCTGGAAGATCGGCAGTTTCGGTTCGCTCTGCGGCGGCAGTAGTACCTCCGCCGAGCAAATCCACAATCCGAACACCTATGGCTGTTCCTCCAATTGATCCTCCTTCCAATCGGAGCAGAGAGAAAAAGTT GTTTACTCCAGACGTTGCTATCAAACCAGTTAACTCAAGAGATACAGGAGATCAACGTGAAGCTTCTGCACTCCGTGATGAA CTGGATATGCTACAAGAGGAGaatgaggttatattagaaaag TTAAGAGTTGCAGAGGAAAAACGCCAAGAAGTGGAGGCCAGAGCTAGGGAGCTTGAGAAACAG GTTGCTTCTCTTGGAGAAGGTGTATCCCTAGAAGCCAAACTTCTGAGCAG GAAGGAAGCTGCTTTGCGACAAAGAGAG GCTGCTCTCAAGGCTGCAAAACAAACACAGGATGGGAGAGATGAGGAAATCACAGCCCTTCGCGTGGAAATTCAG AATCTaaaagatgatgcagcagcagctTTGGAACAACAGCAAGAAGCTGAAGCTGAAGCAAAAGCTCTTCGTACAATGACACAGAGGATGATTTTGACCCAAGAAGAAATG GAGGAAGTTGTCCTGAAGAGATGTTGGCTTGCACGCTACTGGGGTCTTGCTGTAAAACATG GCATATGTGCAGACATAGCACAATCCAAGCATGAACATTGGTCTTCTCTAGCGCCTCTACCTTTCGAACTTGTCATCTCTGCTGGACAAAAGGCTAAGGAGGAATCCTGGAACAAAA GTGCTGATGATCCTGAGAGAAGCAAAGAAGTACGTGATTTGAATGATCTCTCTGGGGAAGGAAATATTGAGAGTATGCTTTCAGTTGAGATGGGTTTGAGAGAACTTGCTTCCTTAAAG gtTGAGGATGCTGTTGCGCTTGCATTAGCCCAACATAGACGCCCAAATTCGGTTCGGCAGTCTGTTTTAG ATTCCAAGTCACGTGGTGATGCCAAATATGTGGAGGCATTTG AATTAAGTGAAGAGGAAGCAGAAGATGTTATTTTCAAAGAG GCATGGCTGACTTATTTCTGGCGAAGAGCTTTGTTTCACGGTGTAGAAGATGATATTGCAGATGAGCGACTTCAATTTTGGATTGCACGCAGTGGGCAGTCACCAACTTCACATGATGCTGTCGATG TTGAGCGAGGTTTGGTGGAGTTGAGGAAACTGGGTATAGAACAACAACTTTGGGAAGCTTCTCGGAAGGGAATTGATCAAACTCAAGGGTTGGCAGATGCTAATAATAAGACAACCACAGACTCTGATGCCTCGTCTTGA